The bacterium genome includes a window with the following:
- a CDS encoding TMEM165/GDT1 family protein, which produces MNWKIFGAAFVTLFLAELGDKTQLAVITMTSESKSWLSVFLGGSLALVCVTLIGALFGQAIIKVIPQNILHYIAGGLFIVMGILAILGKL; this is translated from the coding sequence ATGAACTGGAAAATCTTTGGCGCCGCTTTCGTCACCCTGTTCCTGGCCGAGCTGGGCGACAAGACCCAATTGGCCGTAATCACCATGACCTCTGAATCCAAGAGCTGGCTCTCGGTCTTTTTGGGCGGCAGCCTGGCCCTGGTCTGCGTCACCCTGATAGGGGCGCTGTTCGGACAGGCCATTATCAAGGTCATCCCGCAGAACATCCTGCATTACATCGCCGGGGGGCTGTTCATCGTGATGGGCATCCTGGCCATTCTCGGTAAGCTATAA